Genomic segment of Halostella limicola:
CGAGGAGGAGTTCGATCCCGAAGCGCGCGAGGAGCGCCGGATCGGTCGCGAGATGGTCGACGACAGCAGCGGACTCGGCTCCGTCGTCGCGCATCTGTACCGCGGCGAGATGGACCGGGCAGTCAACTGGCGCGGCCGACTGGACTCGACGACGAACTGGGCGGTGACGATCATCTCCGCGATCCTCGCGTACGCGTTCTCCAGCAGCGACGTCGCGCACTCGATCATCCTGGTCGGCATGGTGATCGGCGTCGTCTTCCTGCTGATCGAGGCCCGCCGCTTCCAGCGATACGACATCTGGCGGTCCCGGGTGCGATCCATGCAGGAGAACCTCTTCGCGGAGGCGCTCGACCCCTCCCGCGACGTCGAACAGCGCGACTGGCGGCGACAGTTGAGCGAGGACTTCCGGAACCCGAAGCCGAGGATGTCGCTCCCGAGCGCGCTCGCCCACCGTCTCCGCAGGGTGTATCTGCCGCTACTGTGCGGCCTGCTGCTCGTCTGGCTCTTCCGACTCGGCGGGGAGGAAGCGCCGATAGTGGAAGCCGCGACCGTCTCCGGAACGGCCGGCTGGGTCGTCTTCGGCGTCGTCATCGCGGGCTACGTCTGCCTCTTCGCGCTCGCGTTCTGGCCGAACGTGGCGGCCACGTCGGAGACTGCCGAGGGCACCGACCGCGGCGATCTGGGGCGGTGAGAGACCGTTCCGGACCGGGCGCCTCCGCGGCGGACCGGACCCGAGAGCGCGGCTACGCACCGCCGTCGGGTTCGTAGTCCTCGTAGATGCGGTCCATCCGGGCGGCCATCACGAAGTCCGCCTCGTGGAGGCCATCGATCTTGTGGGTCCACATCTCGACGGTGACCTCGCCCCACTCCAGTCCGATGTCCGGGTGGTGCCACTCCTCCTCGGCCAGTTCGCCGATCTCGTAGGTGAACTCCAGCGCGTCCCGGAAGTCCTCGAACGCGTAGGTCCCCTCCAGGTGGTGGTCGTCGACGACCTCCCACACGTCGCCGCGAACCTCCGCGAGGTACTCCTCGTACTCGTCCGGACCGAACGGTTCGTCCTCGCTCGTGCAGGCCTCGCACTCCCGGTCGGCGAGCGCTGTGTCGGACATGTCCGGACGTACGGGAGCGAACGGGTTGAAGATTCGCCCCAGACGAACACGGACCGTCAGTCGGACTCCGCAGCGACCGCGGGCGCGCTCGCGGGGGCCGTCGACTGGTCCCGCACCGGCGAGGTGCGGATCCAGAGCAGGCCGGCGATCCCGGCGACGGTGAGGCCGGCCCACGGCAGGACGCCGACAGCGCCCAGCGACCCGGCCGCGGCGCCCCCGGCGAGTTTGGCCGCGCCGCTGGCGAGCGACAGCGCCATCGACGCCCCGGAGAGCACCGTCGCGCGGCCGATGTCCCCGAGGCGGTCGTTGAGGTACTGGTTCCGGAGCGGGCGGATGACCGTCTGCGCGGCGCGGTACAGCACCAGCGTCGGCACCAACAGCAGCGGCGAGAGAGCGATGCCGGCGTACGCGACGGCGAAGGCAGGCACGAACAGCGCGAACGTCAGGCGCACCCCGAGCGCGTCGTTCAGCCACCCCGTCGCGGAGGCGGCGGCCGCGGAGACCGCTTTGAACCCGGCGTACAGCAGACCGATGCCGACGACGGGCACGCCGGCGGCGTCGAGCGCCGGCTGCTCGAACGTGCGGGTGACGCCGAACAGTCCCGCGAACAGCGCGGCGTAGGCGACGAACCACCGGACTTCGGGCCGGCGGACCTGCACGCGGAGCACGCGGACCGCTTCACGGACGGTGAACGCGTCGTCCGCGTCGTCCCCGCACTCGACGCAGGGGAACGTCGCGAGGACGGCGATGCCGGCGCTCGCCAGCGCCGCGTTCACGAGGAACGGCAGGCCGGTGTCGACGGTGTAGAGACCACCGCCGACCACGGCGCCGACGCCGGACGTGACGAGCAGGACCGTGCTTCCCCGACCGTCGATGCGGGCGTACTCGGACTCGTCGAACCGCGAGGAGAGCAGCTCGTACAGCCAGGCGCTCTGGGTGCCCGAGCGGAAGGCCCACCCCATCGCCCAGACCGCCTTGACGGCGAGGATCCCGGCCGCCGACCCCGCGAAGACGTACGCGACCATCGCGCTCGCGCGGAGCGCGTTGCCGAGCGCGAGGCTCCCGCGTCGACCGATGCGGTCGCCGAGGTAGCCGGACGGGATCTCCGACAAGAGGAGCGCGAAGGAAAACACCGCCTGCGCGAGGCCGATGAACGCCAGCCCGTACCCCTGGTCTTTCAGGTAGAGGACGCTGACGGGGAGGTAGAACCCGGCGGCGCTGCTGGCGCGGTAGGCGTAGTACTTCCAGATGAGTCGTCGGGACTCCGCCATCACTAGAGAGTTCGGTAGTCGGTAAGAAGGCAGTTTCCGGAAGCGAGTTACTGTAATTTTTTCTATATATGCAGTCGAAGCATCGGGGGCGAGCGTTCATCCGTCTCCGTACCCACCTAGAGTCGATGGCAGAACTCTCTCTCGACGACGGAACGATCTGGTACGAGGAACGCGGCGAGGGGCGACCGCTGGTGTTCGTCCACGGCGGCTGGTCCTCCAGCGCGGCGTGGGACCGGCAGGTCGAACGCTTCGCCGATTCGCACCGGGTGATCACGGTCGACGTCCGCGGTCACGGCGAGACCGGCGCGACCGACGCGCGTCGGTACTCGGTCGGGCTGTTCGCCGACGACCTGGAGGCGCTTCTCGACCACCTCGACGTCGAGGACCCGGTGCTCTGCGGGCTCTCGCTCGGGTCGATGGTCGTCCACGAGTACCTCTCGCGTCACCCGGACGCGGCGGCGGGCGCGGTCCTCGCCGGGCCGGTCCGGTCGATGCCGCCGGTCGACATGCCGGCGGCGGTCAAGCCGTTCGTCTCGCCGCTGCCGGCGCTGGGGATGTCGCTCTCGACACTCGGGTCCGAGGCGACGTTCCGGTCGATGCTCGGGTCGATCCGGGCGACGACCGGCGGGGTCTGGCTGGCGCTCGAACCGTCCGTCCGGTCCGAGGCGCTCGACGCCGTCGGAGAGGTCCCGGCCTCGGAGTTCCGGAAGATCTTCGGCGCGCTGTATCACTACGACCCGCCGTCGCTCGTCGGCGTGTCGACGCCGACGCTCGTCGTCTACGGCGACGAGGAAGCCCCGCCAGTCAAGCGACAGGGTCAGGCCATCGCGAGCGAGGTCGACGACGGCCGAGTGCTGGAGATCGCGAACGCGGCGCACATGGTCAACCAGGACGCACCGGAGGCGTTCAACGACGCGCTCGCGGAGTTCCTCGACGGCCTCGACGCCGGCGGCGCCGTCGCCGACGAGCGCGGCGACGGTCGCAGCGCGGCCTGACGTCGACGAAGCGGCGACAGTGGCCGCAGTGCGGTCTGTTGCTGCGAGGCAGCGATCCGTTCTCTATTCCCGGTAGCGCGCCGGCACGTACTCCCGGACAGGGCCCGGTACGCGGCCGAAGACGGTCGGGGCGAGCCTCGCGAGACGGCGGCGGAGTGCGGCGTACGCGCCGCCGACGAGCAGCGCGGCGGCGACGACCCACCGGAACGGCCCGTCGAGGACGACGAGCAGCGGGACGCCGAGCGCTAGCGCGAACAGGAAGTCCCCGGGCGACCCGTCGTAGGCGACCCAGCGCTTCGGCGCGAGCCAGCGGCCGCGGACGTGGTCGTAGACGCCGCGGTCGGAGGTGCCCTCCCACGGCCGGAGTTCGAGGCCGCCGCCGTAGCGGTCCATCCGGCAGTGAAGCGCCGCGCCGACGAGCAGCGCGGCGGCGGCGACGGCGACCGGCGTCGCGAGCAGCGCGGCGGCGGCCGCGGCGGGGACGGCGGCGACGGAGTAACCGGTCGGGTAGTGGAGCGTCCGGCGGTGGCCGGCGTAGAGGTCCAGGTCCGGCAGCACGCTCCCGATGAGCGCGCCGACCAGCGCGGCGGGAACGACGTCGGGCGCGAGGACGACCAGCGGCGCCGCTACCGCCAGGCCGACCATCGCGTGCGTCGGAAGCATCATACAGTGATGGAAGCGAGGCAACAAAATAAGTCCGTCGGCGGTGTTTATGCCCGACGACGTGGGGATCACGAACATGAGCGACGACCGAGCTGCGAGCGGCGAAGCGCCCTCGAAGGACGGCGGAGAACGGGGGGTCGTCCGCCGCCTGTTCCGGAGCGGGCGGGCCAACGCGGCGCTCGCGTGGGCGGTGGTCGGCGTCCTCACCCTGGCGTTCGTCGAGAGCGCTCTCGACTTCGATCGGCAGTGGATGGCCTTCGTCGCCGGGATCGTGGCCGTCGTGCTCATCCCGGCCGCGGCGTACGGTGAGTGGCGCGTGATGCCGCCGTGGGAGCTGCTCGTCGTCGTCGCTGTCCCCGTGATCGGCCGCGCGCTGTACGCCGGGGACGTCGGGGCGTTCGCCTCGTACTTCGCCGTCGCCGGGCTGGCGCTAATCGTTACCGTCGAGCTGCACGCGTTCACGGATCTAGAGGTGACCCACTGGTTCGCCATCGCGCTCGTCGTGCTGACGACGATGGCGTCGGCCGCGGCGTGGACGGTCGTCCGCTGGAACCTCGACCGCGTCCTCGGCACCTCGTACCTCTCGACGAACGAGGCGCTGATGACGGAGTGGCTCTGGGTGACTGCCGCGGGGTTCGCCGCGGGGCTGCTGTTCGACGTCTACTTCACGCGGCGCGACCGCGAGCTGTGGGCAGCCGTCGGCGAGGTGATCGACTGATGCACCTGCTCC
This window contains:
- a CDS encoding alpha/beta fold hydrolase, translating into MAELSLDDGTIWYEERGEGRPLVFVHGGWSSSAAWDRQVERFADSHRVITVDVRGHGETGATDARRYSVGLFADDLEALLDHLDVEDPVLCGLSLGSMVVHEYLSRHPDAAAGAVLAGPVRSMPPVDMPAAVKPFVSPLPALGMSLSTLGSEATFRSMLGSIRATTGGVWLALEPSVRSEALDAVGEVPASEFRKIFGALYHYDPPSLVGVSTPTLVVYGDEEAPPVKRQGQAIASEVDDGRVLEIANAAHMVNQDAPEAFNDALAEFLDGLDAGGAVADERGDGRSAA
- a CDS encoding MFS transporter yields the protein MAESRRLIWKYYAYRASSAAGFYLPVSVLYLKDQGYGLAFIGLAQAVFSFALLLSEIPSGYLGDRIGRRGSLALGNALRASAMVAYVFAGSAAGILAVKAVWAMGWAFRSGTQSAWLYELLSSRFDESEYARIDGRGSTVLLVTSGVGAVVGGGLYTVDTGLPFLVNAALASAGIAVLATFPCVECGDDADDAFTVREAVRVLRVQVRRPEVRWFVAYAALFAGLFGVTRTFEQPALDAAGVPVVGIGLLYAGFKAVSAAAASATGWLNDALGVRLTFALFVPAFAVAYAGIALSPLLLVPTLVLYRAAQTVIRPLRNQYLNDRLGDIGRATVLSGASMALSLASGAAKLAGGAAAGSLGAVGVLPWAGLTVAGIAGLLWIRTSPVRDQSTAPASAPAVAAESD
- a CDS encoding metal-dependent hydrolase, encoding MMLPTHAMVGLAVAAPLVVLAPDVVPAALVGALIGSVLPDLDLYAGHRRTLHYPTGYSVAAVPAAAAAALLATPVAVAAAALLVGAALHCRMDRYGGGLELRPWEGTSDRGVYDHVRGRWLAPKRWVAYDGSPGDFLFALALGVPLLVVLDGPFRWVVAAALLVGGAYAALRRRLARLAPTVFGRVPGPVREYVPARYRE
- a CDS encoding DUF2270 domain-containing protein, whose translation is MARDESEEEFDPEAREERRIGREMVDDSSGLGSVVAHLYRGEMDRAVNWRGRLDSTTNWAVTIISAILAYAFSSSDVAHSIILVGMVIGVVFLLIEARRFQRYDIWRSRVRSMQENLFAEALDPSRDVEQRDWRRQLSEDFRNPKPRMSLPSALAHRLRRVYLPLLCGLLLVWLFRLGGEEAPIVEAATVSGTAGWVVFGVVIAGYVCLFALAFWPNVAATSETAEGTDRGDLGR
- a CDS encoding 4a-hydroxytetrahydrobiopterin dehydratase, with the protein product MSDTALADRECEACTSEDEPFGPDEYEEYLAEVRGDVWEVVDDHHLEGTYAFEDFRDALEFTYEIGELAEEEWHHPDIGLEWGEVTVEMWTHKIDGLHEADFVMAARMDRIYEDYEPDGGA